The Anopheles coluzzii chromosome 2, AcolN3, whole genome shotgun sequence genome window below encodes:
- the LOC120950894 gene encoding protocadherin Fat 2 gives MVLKCTLSVLFCSLMLTVGTIHAQLLDNRCYLDGGGSAVNFFANEDITVGAVVGSLRVLGDPGKDIVLTLREKDSPVYIAPGTKDLIVAKPLDKEGLIGPSAVFVNVICERKFSDEAGIIIPVNIRVTDVNDNAPMWIGAPYKLNLSEVTVIGTRILQGIRAHDLDQPGPYSTVEYQTLPGPYSDFVAFVTPLEGTLVLKKYIDYETVQNFTVKIRAQDQGKPPKYSDTYVTIRVLDSDDQNPKFDRDVYYGQLLAGPGDVSITPETIRAEDQDRGIRADIRYSIVSSNGSEDELNFEIHPTTGTIRQRRALPPSQAHHSRTIVVKATQVDNPDRYALTTVILAPPKGSETSPSAMSVQPPVGGAEFVRGTFYVTVREDAAPGTKVSQLVPGGGGRADEPVRYRIVGSPLAQEQFRVGPGGELMLARSLNYRRTSQYTFAIESSLPGGERNTSTTVVVDVLPANMWEPRFRKPFYSFAIDNPLHAQQLPMLVGRIEAADGDRTDELSFVLKGNYSNLFRVDPYGNLWLVSNRTDLPLAMRLLATVTDSGTPQKSATVPVVVKLKPETASLTSNLLVVNIVVACVLGVLLLGSLVRCVYRRRKRKVSSADQIGGHGAGGHGAIPPLKHGVDSSRFLLQRPDQRMLERPGMHAGGRLAADCAASSTLGSDNQDFLEHEGAENPRRSQIHNTRALDREELAGQNLNHLLLQWQEKYDEKNNGTEDMSIDDKLIVYF, from the exons ATGGTGCTAAAGTGTACACTATCAGTATTGTTTTGTAGTTTAATGTTAACGGTTG GAACGATCCACGCTCAGCTGCTGGACAATCGGTGCTATCTGGACGGTGGCGGATCGGCCGTAAACTTCTTCGCGAACGAGGACATCACGGTTGGGGCGGTGGTCGGCAGTCTGCGCGTGCTGGGCGACCCGGGCAAGGACATTGTGCTGACGCTGCGTGAAAAGGACTCGCCCGTGTACATTGCGCCCGGTACGAAGGATCTGATCGTGGCGAAACCGCTCGACAAGGAGGGTCTGATCGGACCGTCGGCCGTCTTTGTGAACGTGATTTGTGAGCGCAAGTTTTCCGACGAAGCG GGTATTATCATACCAGTCAACATACGGGTGACGGACGTGAACGATAATGCACCGATGTGGATCGGGGCCCCGTACAAGCTGAATCTTTCGGAAGTGACCGTGATTGGAACGAG AATTCTCCAAGGCATTAGAGCGCACGATCtggaccagccgggaccgtaCTCGACCGTAGAGTACCAGACACTCCCTGGGCCGTACTCCGACTTTGTCGCCTTCGTAACGCCGCTAGAAGGTACGCTGGTGCTGAAGAAGTACATCGACTACGAAACGGTGCAAAACTTTACGGTCAAAATACGCGCCCAAGATCAGGGCAAACCGCCCAAGTACTCCGACACCTACGTCACGATCCGTGTGCTCGATTCGGACGACCAGAATCCCAAGTTTGATCGCGACGTTTATTACGGCCAGCTGCTCGCCGGGCCCGGGGACGTCAGCATCACACCGGAAACGATCCGTGCCGAGGATCAGGATCGGGGCATCCGGGCCGACATACGCTACTCGATCGTGTCCTCGAACGGTTCGGAAGATGAGCTGAACTTTGAGATACACCCAACCACAGGCACGATACGGCAGAGGCGTGCCCTGCCGCCCTCCCAGGCTCACCACTCGCGCACGATCGTCGTCAAGGCGACGCAGGTGGACAACCCGGACCGTTACGCACTGACCACCGTCATACTGGCGCCACCGAAGGGCAGTGAAACGTCACCAAGCGCCATGAGCGTGCAGCCACCGGTCGGTGGGGCGGAATTCGTTCGCGGCACGTTCTACGTAACGGTGCGGGAAGATGCTGCGCCCGGCACGAAGGTGTCCCAGCTGGTCCCGGGTGGCGGTGGCCGGGCCGACGAACCGGTCCGCTACCGTATCGTGGGATCGCCGCTCGCCCAGGAACagtttcgtgtcggtccgggTGGTGAGCTAATGCTTGCCAGGTCGCTCAACTATCGCCGCACCTCGCAGTACACGTTTGCGATCGAATCGAGCTTGCCGGGGGGCGAACGCAACACCAGCACCACGGTCGTGGTGGACGTGCTGCCCGCCAACATGTGGGAGCCACGGTTCCGCAAGCCGTTCTACTCGTTCGCGATCGACAATCCGCTGCACGCCCAGCAGCTGCCGATGCTGGTCGGTCGCATCGAGGCGGCCGACGGCGACCGGACGGACGAGCTGTCGTTCGTGCTGAAGGGCAACTACAGCAACCTGTTCCGGGTCGACCCGTACGGCAACCTGTGGCTGGTGTCGAACCGTACCGATCTGCCGCTAGCGATGCGGCTGCTCGCCACCGTCACTGACTCGGGCACGCCCCAGAAGTCGGCCACCGtaccggtggtggtgaagcTGAAGCCCGAGACGGCTTCCCTCACCTCCAACCTGCTCGTGGTGAACATTGTCGTGGCGTGCGTGCTGggcgtgctgctgctcggtaGCTTGGTGCGGTGCGTTTATCGGCGCCGCAAGCGAAAGGTCTCGTCGGCCGACCAGATCGGGGGCCATGGTGCGGGCGGCCACGGTGCGATACCACCGCTCAAGCATGGCGTTGATTCTAGCCGCTTTCTGCTGCAACGGCCCGACCAGCGGATGCTGGAACGGCCGGGCATGCATGCGGGCGGGCGTCTCGCGGCGGACTGTGCCGCTTCCTCCACGCTGGGAAGCGATAATCAGGACTTTTTGGAGCACGAGGGAGCAG AAAACCCAAGACGATCGCAAATACACAACACCCGAGCGCTCGACCGGGAGGAACTGGCCGGGCAGAATCTAAACCACCTACTGCTGCAATGGCAGGAAAAGTACGACGAGAAG AACAACGGCACGGAGGATATGTCGATCGATGACAAGCTGATCGTGTACTTCTAA
- the LOC120950895 gene encoding probable cytochrome P450 4aa1, with amino-acid sequence MTFFQALEKSSAVELYTYLTLILVCVLLYIFSDYLKICALAFRLPGPKSYPIIGNCLDIARKDLITREMAQAYKNYGPLARVWIFVFPMFVVFDPNDLKVILSSKKHTNKSMFYKLLHNFLGRGLITSSGHKWSSHRKLIQPSFNIAILEKFIDTFTDSASFLIDKLPKEETVLNVTEYVNNCVLDILNEAVLGVPVKSVDKKEMEQSPFRQGKVVAPYRITHPWLLFNSIYKLTDAATAELNQKKQLDDFSRKMIRRRREILKTLSPSDRRCLLDFMIEISNENPDFTEDDIIDEACTFMLAGQDSVGAAVAFTLFLLARHQDQQAKCYEEIERHIGTDCSKPPSAEGIRELRHLEACIKESLRLYPSVPLMARKIGEDVRVGKYNLPTGTEIMILPYATHRLEHIYPDPERFDPERFGDGAPHQNPYAFLPFSAGPRNCIGYKFAYIEMKTVIARVLQNFHLSPAPGKEEVQPIFRMTLRARGGLWVKMTPRKVVS; translated from the exons ATGACATTCTTTCAAGCG CTTGAAAAATCCTCCGCGGTGGAGTTGTACACCTACCTGACGCTGATCCTAGTATGTGTCCTGCTGTACATCTTCTCGGACTATCTGAAGATATGTGCGCTCGCGTTTCGTTTACCCGGTCCGAAGTCCTATCCCATCATTGGCAACTGCTTGGACATTGCCcgaaaggatc TTATTACACGTGAGATGGCTCAGGCGTATAAAAACTATGGCCCGTTGGCGCGCGTTTGGATATTTGTCTTCCCAATGTTTGTCGTGTTCGATCCGAACGATCTGAAGGTGATCCTGTCCTCGAAGAAGCACACCAACAAATCCATGTTCTACAAGCTGCTGCACAACTTCCTGGGCCGTGGACTGATCACCAGCAGTG GACACAAATGGAGCTCGCATCGGAAACTGATACAGCCATCGTTTAACATTGCAATACTGGAGAAGTTTATCGACACGTTCACGGACAGTGCATCGTTTCTGATCGACAAGCTGCCGAAGGAGGAAACGGTACTAAACGTTACCGAGTACGTGAACAATTGTGTGCTGGACATTCTGAATG AGGCTGTTCTGGGAGTGCCGGTGAAATCGGTCGATAAGAAAGAGATGGAACAGTCTCCCTTTAGACA AGGCAAAGTGGTTGCACCGTACCGTATCACCCATCCGTGGCTGTTGTTTAACTCGATCTACAAACTTACCGATGCGGCAACTGCGGAACTCAACCAGAAGAAACAGCTCGATGACTTCTCCAGGAAG ATGATTCGTCGTCGACGTGAAATTCTGAAGACACTTTCTCCGTCCGATCGACGCTGTCTGCTGGACTTTATGATCGAGATCTCGAACGAAAACCCCGACTTTACGGAGGACGATATCATCGATGAGGCCTGCACGTTCATGTTGGCA GGTCAAGATTCAGTAGGTGCTGCCGTTGCCTTCACACTGTTCCTTCTGGCCCGCCACCAGGACCAGCAGGCCAAGTGTTATGAGGAAATCGAACGGCACATCGGTACGGACTGCTCCAAACCACCGTCGGCCGAGGGAATCCGCGAGCTGCGCCATCTGGAAGCGTGCATCAAGGAAAGCCTTCGACTGTACCCCAGCGTCCCGCTGATGGCAAGAAAGATCGGGGAAGATGTACGAGTGGGCAAGTACAACCTGCCGACCGGGACGGAGATTATGATCCTGCCGTACGCAACGCACCGTCTCGAGCACATCTATCCCGACCCGGAGCGGTTCGATCCGGAGCGCTTCGGTGATGGGGCACCGCATCAGAACCCGTACGCCTTCCTACCGTTCAGTGCGGGACCGCGCAACTGCATCGGCTACAAGTTTGCGTACATCGAGATGAAGACGGTCATTGCGCGAGTGTTGCAGAACTTCCACCTGTCGCCGGCACCGGGCAAGGAGGAGGTGCAGCCCATCTTCCGCATGACGTTGCGAGCGCGCGGTGGTCTTTGGGTAAAGATGACGCCGCGGAAAGTCGTTTCGTAG